The following DNA comes from Mucilaginibacter jinjuensis.
AATATTCAATTGGGCATTTATAGTTTTAACGCCTTGTTATTGGGTATAGCATTGGGGACTTTCTACCATGTAAATATTTTGTTTTTTCTATGGCTGGCCGTTGCCTGCTTAATTGTAGTAGTGGCTACCATTATACTAACGGAGCGCTTTAACAAATCGGGCTTACCGGTATTGTCGTTACCTTTTATCATTACGTTTTGGATTGTGTTGCTGGCCGCCAATAGCATTTTTAAAACAGGCTTGCAGCAAAAAAGCAGTTACCTGTTAGAAGAATTGTATAACTGCCCGGGCACACTGGCCGGGTTTCAAGGTTATCTGGTTATTCAGTGTCCTTTTTATCTTAACCTGTTTTTCCGCTCGCTAAGTGCTGTATTGTTTCAGAATAATATGCTGATTGGTATGCTGATGAGCATCGGCTTGTTGATTCATTCGCGCATTACATTTAGCCTGTTAGTAATTGGCTTTGTAGCGTCATGTGCGTTGAATGCCATTACACATACTTATCCCGATGGCATTAGCTACTACCACCTCGGCGCCAACTTTATGATGACTACCGCTGCGGTGGGCGGCTTCTTTATCATTCCATCCTGGCGGTCATACTTGGCTGCTGTTCTATCTATCCCTGTTGTTGTAATTTTGGTGAATGCCTTTACCGGTATCCTCGGCGTTTATTATCTGCCGGTACTATCGCTGCCTTTTTGCTTAATTAATATCACCTTGTTGTATGTATTAAAGCTGCGTAAAAATCCTCGTCAGCTCAATTTAATCAGCATCCAGCATTACTCGCCCGAACGCAATTTGTACCAGTTTTTAAACCATGCCGAAAGGTTAAACGATTTCAAATATTTTCCATTCCATTTACCATTTATGGGCAGCTGGACGGTTTCGCAAGGCTATGATGGAGCCATCACCCATAAAAATGAATGGGGCCAGGCGCTCGATTTTGTAATTGAAGACGAGGACAAAAAAACATATAAACTCCCCGGCACATTGCCTGAACATTATTACTGCTTCAACAAACCCGTTTTGGCCTGCGGCGATGGTGTGGTTGAGAATGTAGTTGACTATATCGAGGATAACGCCATCGGCCAAACCAACGACAAAGAAAACTGGGGCAACACCGTAGTTATTAAACACACCAACGGGCTGTACTCTAAAGTGTCGCACCTCAAAAAACTCTCCATCAAGGTAAGCCCCGGCGATACAGTAAAGCAAGGCCATCTGTTAGGTTTATGCGGCAACTCCGGCCGCTCACCGGAGCCACATTTGCATTTCCAGGCGCAGGCTACACCTTACATCGGTTCTAAAACTTTGGCTTATCCTTTTGCCTATTATGCCACTAATGATAAGCAGGGCGATCCATTCCATAGCTTTACCATTCCGCAGGAAGGTGTTGTTTTAAGTTCGCCCGAGATCAATACCTCCATCAAAAAAGCTTTCGATTTGCAACCGGGCTATATGGCTAAAATAAGCACTGCGAACCGGTCGGAGATTGTGGAGGTTTATACCGATGAATTGAACCAATCTTACATCTACAGTAAAGAAACCGGGGCTTCGGCTTACTTTATTAATAATGGCACTGTATTTTATTTCACCAGTTTTTATGGCGATAAGCATTCCTTGATATACTATTTTTATCTAACTGCGTTTAAAGTAATTTTCAGCAGTAATGAAAGTATTATAGCACACGATGTTTACCCTATACAGCAAACCACTAACAAGGCAAAACTTTGCTTACAGGATTTAATAGCACCATTTTATTGTTTCATCAGGCTCGAATATCAAAGCAGTTATCAGCCTCAAAAAAATGGTGTGGCTATACAATCAAAACAAACAGATAATAGTATCCCGGTGATGGAAGCCACCTTAAATGTTGCCAATAATAGTTTGCAGGGTTTTAACATCCGCTACAACGGAACAACAATTGAAGCACAATGGACTACAGAAAATATGTGATATTGCTGTTTATCGTGCTCTGTGGCTTTCAAAAACTTAAAGCCCAGGATAACGGCTTTATGGTTGCCGATAGTACTTCGGCAGCACTATCAAAAGCAGGCAACTGGCAGGAAATGATTAATTACGGCCATCAAACACTGGCGGCCGGTACCGATTTTCCGGGTTTGAGGCTGCGGATTGCATTTGCCTATTTCATTACCAATAACTACAAAGAGGCCCTGGCCGAATATAACCGGGTATTGCAAAAAGATGCCTACAACCAAACTGCCCGTTACTATGCGTACTACAGCGCCAACTTTTTAAACAACTATCTGCAGGCATCATACAACGCCGGTTACCTGGATAAAGGGACATTAAGAAAAGAAGGCGTATCGCCATTCGGCTTGCTTGACATGGGTGTTGAAAGCGGTGAAAAGTTTGTGAGCAGCAGCAGGCGCGGCAATGGCTTTTATACGCATGGCGGCTTTAGCAATCGACTGGGCTGGCGTTTACAACTGGAGCAATCTGTCATTTATTACAACCAGGATATTATCAATCGGATTGGTTTCGGACCACGATCAGACAGGTACAAGTTATCCGACGATCAGATCGAATACTTTGCCAAGCTGAGTTATATGCTCAATCAAAACTTTACGTTGATTGGCTCGTACCATTATTTAACTACCAAATATAACAGCACTATATATCGCAGTAATTTATGGTTAGCCGGTATTAAATATCAGGGAACCGATGTTGATTTACAGGGCGATGTTAATTTCGGCGATATTATTAAGCAACCTATTACCCAATACAACGCCAAACTAACTTATTACCCATCGGGCAATCTAAATGTGTATACGATAAGCCGCCTGTCCGACAAGTATTTGAAAAGCAAAGATCACTTTATTTTTAACCAGGCCATTGGCTTTAAGATTGTTAAAAATACATGGCTCGAATCGGGCGTAACGTTTGGCAGCCAGGAAGATTACCTTGATTCTGACGGTTTGTATGTTTATAACTCGGTTGATAACACCAAGTTTAAGTTTAATGAAACAGCTTTTTACCAGTTAAACATTCATGCACAATTGCGGTTAATTTATACTTACGAGCAAAAGGCCGATGCCTATTTCCCCATAAACTATAACCAAAATTCGCTTACTTTAGGTTTTTTATGGAAGTTTTAAAAAGACCATTATTTACTGCCCTTGCATTGCTGCTTACCCTGCAATTACAGGCACAAACTAATGCCGTTTTACAAAAAGCGTTTCATAACAGTTATGCCGACGAGACGAATAAAAACTACACAGCCGCCATTAATGATATTTCGCCCTATTATGCTGATAATAACTACGAAATCAACATCAGGCTGGGCTGGCTTAACTACTTAAACCAGAATTATAACGCTTCACAATCGTACTATCAAAAGGCGGTAAACCTTAAACCGGGGTCGATCGAGGCTAAATTTGGCTATGTAAAACCATTGTCTTTTCTAAAAAGCTGGGATAAAGTTTTAGATCAGTACCTATCCATCTTAAAAATAGATCCGCAAAATACGCAGGCCAATTATTGGGCGGGTATTATTTATTACAATCACAAGCAATATGATTCTGCCATTAAATGCTTTAGGGGTGTGATTAACTTATACCCGTTTGACTATGACGGAAATCACATGATTGCCTGGTCGCTTCTATTGTCCGGCAAGAAGGCAGAGGCTCGTCCATACTTCGAAAAAGCCCTCCTGATTAAACCAGGTGACGATTCGAGCGAAGATGGACTCGCCCGCTGTAAGTAACATTTCTCTTTCTGAACTAATTTATTCACACGCTTTTAGTATCTTAAAGCGGGGTAAATTGTTCCATGAACCAGGCATCTGCACAAACACTAAAACGTAGCTTAAAGCCCATTCACTTGTGGGCCATTGCCGTAGGGCTGGTTATATCCGGCGAGTATTTCGGCTGGAATTATGGCTGGGGCGTAGCCGGGACTATTGGCTTTTTAATTGCCACGCTCATCATCACGGTAATGTACGTTACCTTCATTTTCAGCTATACCGAACTCACCACTGCCATACCACATGCAGGCGGCGCCTTTGCCTACAGCTATCGCGCCATGGGGCCGTTTGGCGGGTTAATTGCCGGTTATGCTACCCTTATTGATTTTCTATTGGCCACACCTGCCATTGCCTTTGCGCTTGGTAGTTACCTGCATTTTTTATACCCGGCCATCCCGGTATTGTCTTCGGCATTGTTTTTTAATGTGGTGTTTATCTTCATCAATATTTTAGGAGTGAAGGAATCGGCCACCTTCTCAGTTTTCATCACCATACTGGCGGTGGCCGAACTGCTGTTATTTATGGGCGTTATCGGCCCGCATTTTAAAATGGCCAACTATGTAGCCAACCCAATGCCTTTCGGGTGGACGGGCATCTTTGCCGCCTTGCCTTACGCCGTTTGGTTTTACCTGGCGATAGAAGGCGTTGCCATGGTTGCAGAAGAAGTAAAAGACCCCGAGAAGAATATACCCAAAGGCTATATCTCCGGCCTTGCCACACTTACCTTTCTGGCTTTGGGTGTAATGATCCTCACCGGCGGCATAACCGACTGGCGCAAACTCTCCAACCTTGATTATCCACTGCCCGAAGCCATAGCCGTAGTACTGGGCAAGGGCAACGGGCTCACCAAAATATTTGCCAGCATCGGATTATTCGGACTGATCGCATCTTTCCACGGCACCATCCTCGCTTCATCGCGACAGGTATTTGCTATGGCACGAAGCGGCTATTTACCACGGAGATTGGCCAGGATCAACCACCGTTTTAAAACACCGCACTGGTCGGTAATAGCAGGGGGCTTTGTAAGTTTTGCTGCCTTGTTTACTGGGACAACCAGCCAGGTAATTATCCTCTCTGTACTTGGTGCGGTGGTGATGTATATGATGAGCATGCTTAGCCTGTTTATCCTCCGCAAAAAAGAGCCGGGTTTAAAGCGCACATTTAGCGCTCCGTTTTACCCGGTTTTTCCGGCTTTGGCATTACTTATTTCAGTAATATGTTTGGTGGCTATTATGTACTATAATTTAACGGTTAGCTACATCTTTTTTGCAGGTTTGGCGGTGTCTATTTTGATTTTCATCCTGACAGGTAAACACAAGATCGCCATCAAAGATGATGTACTTTTGGAGCAAGCTGCCGTAATGATTTCAACCGAATAACGATGGCTTACCAGCACACCATACACCAGCATGTTTACCGGTTCGAAGATCTGAAAGATCTGCTGGCAAAGGCTTCGCCGCTCCGCTCGGGCGATGTGCTGGCAGGTATTGCAGCCGCCACTTACGAAGAGCGCGTAGCAGCCCAGATTACCCTGGCCGATGTACCGCTGAAAGACTTTCTGAACACTACCATCATCCCCTACGAAACTGACGAGGTTACCCGATTAATCATCGATAGTCACGATATCATTGCCTTCGAACCCATCGCCCACCTAACCGTCGGCGAGTTTCGTGATTGGTTATTGGGAGATGATATTGATACGGCAACCCTGCAAAGCCTCAAATGGGGCTTAACGCCCGAAATGGTGGCGGCAGTATCTAAACTGATGCGCAACCAGGACCTGATTGCCGTGGCGCAGAAATGTG
Coding sequences within:
- a CDS encoding urea transporter, translating into MKQGIPGFIKAIINTYSVLFFSQNRVLGIILLLVTFFNVQVGACGLACVIFSLLVVRAMGYQRENIQLGIYSFNALLLGIALGTFYHVNILFFLWLAVACLIVVVATIILTERFNKSGLPVLSLPFIITFWIVLLAANSIFKTGLQQKSSYLLEELYNCPGTLAGFQGYLVIQCPFYLNLFFRSLSAVLFQNNMLIGMLMSIGLLIHSRITFSLLVIGFVASCALNAITHTYPDGISYYHLGANFMMTTAAVGGFFIIPSWRSYLAAVLSIPVVVILVNAFTGILGVYYLPVLSLPFCLINITLLYVLKLRKNPRQLNLISIQHYSPERNLYQFLNHAERLNDFKYFPFHLPFMGSWTVSQGYDGAITHKNEWGQALDFVIEDEDKKTYKLPGTLPEHYYCFNKPVLACGDGVVENVVDYIEDNAIGQTNDKENWGNTVVIKHTNGLYSKVSHLKKLSIKVSPGDTVKQGHLLGLCGNSGRSPEPHLHFQAQATPYIGSKTLAYPFAYYATNDKQGDPFHSFTIPQEGVVLSSPEINTSIKKAFDLQPGYMAKISTANRSEIVEVYTDELNQSYIYSKETGASAYFINNGTVFYFTSFYGDKHSLIYYFYLTAFKVIFSSNESIIAHDVYPIQQTTNKAKLCLQDLIAPFYCFIRLEYQSSYQPQKNGVAIQSKQTDNSIPVMEATLNVANNSLQGFNIRYNGTTIEAQWTTENM
- a CDS encoding tetratricopeptide repeat protein; this encodes MDYRKYVILLFIVLCGFQKLKAQDNGFMVADSTSAALSKAGNWQEMINYGHQTLAAGTDFPGLRLRIAFAYFITNNYKEALAEYNRVLQKDAYNQTARYYAYYSANFLNNYLQASYNAGYLDKGTLRKEGVSPFGLLDMGVESGEKFVSSSRRGNGFYTHGGFSNRLGWRLQLEQSVIYYNQDIINRIGFGPRSDRYKLSDDQIEYFAKLSYMLNQNFTLIGSYHYLTTKYNSTIYRSNLWLAGIKYQGTDVDLQGDVNFGDIIKQPITQYNAKLTYYPSGNLNVYTISRLSDKYLKSKDHFIFNQAIGFKIVKNTWLESGVTFGSQEDYLDSDGLYVYNSVDNTKFKFNETAFYQLNIHAQLRLIYTYEQKADAYFPINYNQNSLTLGFLWKF
- a CDS encoding tetratricopeptide repeat protein — translated: MEVLKRPLFTALALLLTLQLQAQTNAVLQKAFHNSYADETNKNYTAAINDISPYYADNNYEINIRLGWLNYLNQNYNASQSYYQKAVNLKPGSIEAKFGYVKPLSFLKSWDKVLDQYLSILKIDPQNTQANYWAGIIYYNHKQYDSAIKCFRGVINLYPFDYDGNHMIAWSLLLSGKKAEARPYFEKALLIKPGDDSSEDGLARCK
- the eat gene encoding ethanolamine permease produces the protein MNQASAQTLKRSLKPIHLWAIAVGLVISGEYFGWNYGWGVAGTIGFLIATLIITVMYVTFIFSYTELTTAIPHAGGAFAYSYRAMGPFGGLIAGYATLIDFLLATPAIAFALGSYLHFLYPAIPVLSSALFFNVVFIFINILGVKESATFSVFITILAVAELLLFMGVIGPHFKMANYVANPMPFGWTGIFAALPYAVWFYLAIEGVAMVAEEVKDPEKNIPKGYISGLATLTFLALGVMILTGGITDWRKLSNLDYPLPEAIAVVLGKGNGLTKIFASIGLFGLIASFHGTILASSRQVFAMARSGYLPRRLARINHRFKTPHWSVIAGGFVSFAALFTGTTSQVIILSVLGAVVMYMMSMLSLFILRKKEPGLKRTFSAPFYPVFPALALLISVICLVAIMYYNLTVSYIFFAGLAVSILIFILTGKHKIAIKDDVLLEQAAVMISTE